In Methanocaldococcus lauensis, a single genomic region encodes these proteins:
- a CDS encoding DUF3343 domain-containing protein, translating into MIGKLKNILKLKKDKETEKDSLKGKGLIIFENTKDAMKAESILKDKYKIKVVAPPVEIREGCDLAIEYELIDEFGIKRELENNNIKPLKFISLNDYSLKPLELIKIKEVDGFILVRCGNMKITIDKEGNIVNISGGGCPDVPYLALKLKGRNIKDIKEEESPKSLGFTLCAYTLNKAFEKARELFIENER; encoded by the coding sequence TTGATAGGAAAATTAAAAAATATTCTTAAATTAAAAAAAGATAAAGAAACTGAAAAAGATAGCCTAAAAGGAAAGGGATTAATTATATTTGAAAATACAAAGGATGCCATGAAAGCAGAAAGTATTCTAAAAGATAAATATAAAATTAAGGTAGTTGCTCCTCCAGTAGAAATTAGAGAAGGATGTGATTTGGCAATAGAATATGAGTTAATTGACGAATTTGGAATTAAAAGAGAATTAGAGAATAACAACATAAAACCTTTAAAATTTATCTCTTTAAATGATTACTCTTTAAAACCATTGGAGTTAATAAAAATTAAAGAAGTTGATGGATTCATTTTAGTTAGATGCGGAAATATGAAGATAACTATTGATAAAGAGGGTAATATAGTTAATATCTCTGGTGGTGGTTGTCCTGATGTTCCTTATTTAGCATTAAAATTAAAAGGAAGAAATATTAAAGATATTAAAGAAGAGGAATCACCAAAAAGTTTGGGCTTTACCTTATGTGCATACACATTAAATAAAGCGTTTGAAAAGGCAAGAGAATTGTTTATTGAAAATGAACGTTAA